A DNA window from Candidatus Melainabacteria bacterium contains the following coding sequences:
- a CDS encoding serine/threonine protein kinase encodes MAELQLVISYKPLVLRPFYSVAYLAKWLFIIIIPTLWLSALLAFLLVPALHNSLYSQIGLCVIFLGIAYAMFATLVGLILWPFYDHQIKLSKEGIVLPFSTASTRGRKAGYVWSEFNSASVAQSADSCKLLLGSADGKKLVLDTKAFEKSELEQLLLGIELWGTSIMRTPEFMDYQSSLQNEMKGLDVNYTRMWEEELSRRFKATSFLPLEPKQALQSGRLTVQKQLAFGGLSAIYLVQRNENELFVLKEAVVPADADPEMRRLAEKHLSREAKILASVSHPNIARVVDYFVEEGRNYLLLEYVNGQDLRQFVRQNGLQPPSKVIDWALQLADSLRYLHGQDPPVVHRDVSPDNIVLNNNGSLILIDFGASNEFIGTATGTLIGKQAYMAPEQLRGKATTSSDVYAFGACLFFLLTGRDPMPLSACHPRTVVPDLPEDLDELIAAMTEPEQSDRISDFSQVIVRLQSLSSSLTVAREA; translated from the coding sequence ATGGCCGAACTACAGTTGGTAATTAGTTACAAGCCTTTGGTGCTGCGACCGTTTTATTCGGTGGCTTATCTCGCCAAATGGCTTTTCATCATAATCATCCCAACGTTGTGGCTGTCAGCTTTGCTTGCTTTTCTTCTCGTACCAGCGCTGCATAACTCACTCTATAGTCAAATCGGGCTTTGCGTCATTTTTCTTGGAATAGCTTATGCAATGTTTGCTACCCTGGTTGGTCTAATTTTGTGGCCCTTTTACGACCATCAGATAAAGTTGTCCAAAGAAGGCATAGTGCTGCCATTCTCGACGGCCAGCACGCGGGGCAGGAAAGCGGGTTATGTCTGGTCTGAATTCAACTCGGCTTCAGTTGCTCAGAGTGCGGACTCGTGTAAGTTGCTACTCGGATCAGCTGATGGCAAAAAGCTTGTTTTAGACACTAAGGCGTTTGAGAAGTCTGAGTTGGAACAACTGTTGCTCGGCATTGAGCTATGGGGCACAAGCATCATGCGCACCCCTGAGTTCATGGATTATCAAAGTAGTCTGCAAAACGAGATGAAAGGATTGGACGTAAACTACACGCGCATGTGGGAGGAAGAGCTGAGCAGGAGGTTCAAGGCTACATCGTTTCTGCCTCTGGAGCCGAAGCAAGCGCTTCAGAGTGGTCGACTGACAGTTCAGAAGCAACTGGCATTTGGCGGGCTGAGCGCTATTTATCTTGTTCAACGTAACGAAAATGAATTGTTTGTTCTCAAGGAAGCGGTCGTCCCTGCTGATGCTGACCCGGAAATGCGACGGTTGGCTGAAAAGCATTTGTCGCGTGAGGCTAAAATTCTGGCTTCGGTTTCGCATCCGAACATCGCCAGAGTTGTTGATTATTTTGTCGAGGAGGGACGCAATTATTTGTTGCTTGAATACGTCAATGGTCAAGATTTACGCCAGTTCGTTCGACAAAATGGATTGCAGCCGCCCTCAAAGGTAATCGACTGGGCGTTACAGTTGGCGGATTCATTGCGGTATTTGCATGGGCAAGATCCGCCTGTTGTGCATCGGGATGTTAGTCCCGACAACATAGTCTTGAATAACAATGGGTCCTTGATTCTCATTGATTTTGGCGCTTCTAACGAGTTCATTGGCACCGCTACCGGTACCTTGATTGGCAAGCAGGCTTATATGGCACCAGAGCAATTACGTGGTAAAGCCACCACCAGCAGTGATGTTTATGCGTTTGGTGCCTGCCTTTTCTTCCTCTTGACGGGGCGGGATCCGATGCCGCTTTCCGCCTGCCATCCCAGAACTGTGGTGCCTGACCTGCCCGAAGATTTGGACGAGTTGATCGCGGCAATGACAGAGCCCGAGCAAAGCGATCGAATCAGTGATTTCTCGCAAGTAATTGTTCGTTTGCAATCTCTAAGTTCTTCGCTTACTGTCGCGCGTGAGGCATAG
- a CDS encoding tetratricopeptide repeat protein has protein sequence MDKRIDELEEINLKVVDDVDGAVSVPDSATPDAAELDVTVPSPVPDLQANLQNISEGTDPTGGGEGLESKSRSARFSKTTIRKTFLVVVLGALAVCANNGLKSFWSSPISSQSIVFLGPSIFSAWCGELDSANALQALPTMAVEVSSTGAALPPQRRAAVVASLERFVGSAPVEKRLMSTLVDAVMLAVNGKSDRAAVLLRELDSNSPLVSGFHAAVQTMIGQYPAALETCDRGIRVLETSSGSFAPSTYDALWSVKAEILIAMGRPEDALRVLELPGFPEKYKEDALKRDNILEAKAAAYLRSNQPDQAIKVACQMRQLNHMILSTAYLMEGDIAEAEQHAGKSYLALSKIYSKTGRLEEALKYAKLADQANLGVAGREQHVFVLNQMGRFREAIALSTDLAALPKVPFLLESMHNMPELHADLAWAYAKLGEIRQAREHANWALNVDPNCRQALEAERLVSQITGDNEKYEAYDSRLKNLQADLYDRPVLFTNKNTRY, from the coding sequence TTGGACAAACGGATTGATGAGCTTGAAGAGATCAATTTGAAAGTAGTTGATGACGTCGATGGTGCGGTCAGCGTGCCTGATTCTGCAACTCCCGACGCCGCTGAACTCGACGTCACCGTGCCTTCACCTGTCCCTGATCTTCAGGCGAATTTGCAGAACATCTCCGAAGGAACTGATCCGACGGGAGGCGGGGAAGGGCTCGAGAGTAAGAGCAGGTCTGCTCGCTTTTCAAAAACGACAATTCGGAAAACGTTTCTGGTTGTGGTTCTAGGGGCTCTTGCCGTATGCGCAAATAATGGGCTTAAGTCCTTCTGGAGTTCCCCGATTAGCTCGCAGTCAATTGTATTCTTAGGACCATCGATATTTTCTGCCTGGTGTGGAGAACTCGATTCAGCCAATGCTTTGCAGGCTTTGCCAACCATGGCAGTTGAAGTCAGTTCCACCGGAGCCGCTTTGCCGCCACAGCGTCGAGCTGCTGTGGTAGCCAGTTTGGAGCGTTTTGTAGGAAGTGCGCCGGTTGAGAAGCGCCTCATGTCTACTCTCGTAGATGCAGTTATGCTGGCGGTAAACGGAAAATCAGATCGGGCAGCAGTGCTCCTTCGAGAGCTAGACTCGAACAGCCCGCTTGTTAGCGGATTTCACGCTGCGGTGCAGACGATGATCGGTCAGTATCCCGCCGCCCTGGAAACCTGTGATCGCGGGATTCGCGTGCTTGAAACCAGTAGTGGTTCATTTGCGCCGTCCACCTACGATGCACTTTGGTCTGTCAAAGCGGAAATCTTGATTGCAATGGGGCGGCCTGAAGATGCTCTCAGGGTTCTCGAGTTGCCTGGATTCCCAGAGAAATACAAGGAAGATGCGCTTAAGCGTGACAACATTCTTGAGGCTAAAGCAGCAGCCTATTTGCGTTCCAATCAACCTGATCAGGCAATTAAAGTTGCCTGTCAAATGCGTCAATTGAATCACATGATTCTTTCAACCGCTTATCTCATGGAAGGCGATATCGCTGAAGCCGAGCAACATGCGGGAAAATCATATCTGGCATTATCCAAAATCTACAGCAAGACGGGGCGTCTCGAGGAAGCTCTAAAATACGCAAAATTGGCTGACCAGGCTAATCTTGGCGTTGCCGGACGCGAGCAGCATGTGTTCGTATTGAATCAGATGGGGCGTTTTCGTGAGGCGATCGCTCTTTCCACCGACTTGGCTGCTTTACCGAAAGTGCCATTTCTGCTCGAGTCTATGCATAATATGCCGGAATTGCATGCGGACCTGGCCTGGGCTTACGCCAAACTTGGAGAAATCAGACAGGCTCGTGAGCATGCTAATTGGGCCCTTAATGTGGACCCTAACTGTCGTCAGGCGCTGGAAGCGGAGCGGCTGGTAAGCCAAATTACTGGTGATAATGAGAAGTACGAGGCGTATGATTCCCGCTTGAAAAATTTGCAGGCAGACCTCTACGATCGACCGGTATTGTTCACGAATAAAAACACTAGATATTAG
- a CDS encoding amylo-alpha-1,6-glucosidase, which translates to MTHTPISSDVADDSASSTTFPEYTLDSRPLCQGMPFVLTDAAHPRFVLKHGSHFLVMDQSALIPGCNTLGYGYYRYDTRHISQWELTMNGAPLSLLSSSVNEGYAGQFLYTNPHTEQTPQQKITIQREVVLGDLLWERLTLQNFHATPLDVELKMAFSSDFADMFEVRGLNVEKRGQRMMPVPGKNGRTLFLAYRGLDNELLETVIEFYGIQPDEINGEGEVTFKLTLPVHQVKEIQICVSTRWGGQSSAPNVRKTGYGDARRAADERYREWCNRSTIIRTGHQLFDMAVDRAFRDLYILRQPTPKGNGLSAGVPWYCALFGRDSAITAWQVLPFLPDLARECIEVLGAYQGTVVDEYRAEAPGRIMHELRIGEMARTNQIPHSPYFGTVDATQLWLFVLGEYVEWSGDLDFATKMWTSAKAALQWIDDTLTETGYLVYKRESEKGLENQGWKDSGDSVMHTSGQLANPPIALCEVQGYLYAAWTTMARTASLLGHKEISESLTTKAAQLKARFQRDFWMEDENYVALALDADNKQVGVISSNPGHLLFTDILDEEKANHVADRLMSNELQSGWGIRTLSRSTIAYNPMSYHNGSIWPHDNAIIAEGMRKIGRVADAHKIMLGLLEAAQFQPDFRLPELFCGFERDGAYRPIDYPVSCSPQAWAAGAIFQLLKTCVNFHPDACHNLLRVVEPSLPDWLDKFTVQGLRVGSAVVGLSFTNHNGRGACQVLNKSGKVRVVIES; encoded by the coding sequence ATGACCCACACGCCGATTTCTTCTGACGTTGCTGACGATAGTGCCAGCTCAACAACATTTCCAGAGTACACACTCGACTCACGCCCCTTGTGCCAGGGCATGCCATTTGTGCTCACTGATGCAGCTCATCCGCGCTTCGTACTCAAGCACGGCAGTCACTTTCTGGTCATGGATCAAAGCGCGCTAATTCCTGGTTGCAACACACTTGGTTACGGTTACTACCGGTACGATACCCGCCACATCAGCCAGTGGGAACTGACAATGAACGGCGCTCCTCTGTCGCTGCTTTCCAGCTCAGTCAACGAAGGCTACGCGGGACAATTTCTCTACACCAATCCGCACACCGAACAAACTCCGCAGCAAAAAATCACCATTCAACGCGAGGTCGTATTGGGGGACTTACTGTGGGAGCGTTTGACCCTGCAAAATTTTCACGCCACGCCTCTTGACGTTGAGCTCAAGATGGCGTTCAGTTCAGACTTCGCCGACATGTTCGAAGTGCGAGGTTTGAACGTAGAAAAACGCGGGCAACGCATGATGCCCGTCCCCGGGAAAAACGGGCGCACTCTCTTTCTTGCTTACAGGGGGCTGGATAACGAGCTGCTCGAGACAGTGATCGAATTTTACGGCATTCAACCAGACGAAATAAACGGTGAAGGCGAAGTAACTTTCAAATTGACACTGCCGGTTCACCAAGTCAAGGAAATTCAAATTTGTGTCTCAACCCGCTGGGGTGGGCAGTCTTCAGCTCCCAATGTGCGCAAGACGGGCTATGGCGATGCCCGCCGTGCCGCAGACGAACGATACCGCGAGTGGTGCAACCGTTCAACTATTATTCGCACCGGACATCAACTCTTCGACATGGCTGTAGACAGAGCCTTCCGCGACCTCTACATACTCAGACAGCCAACACCCAAAGGCAACGGTCTTTCGGCTGGAGTGCCCTGGTACTGCGCCTTGTTTGGCCGAGACAGCGCCATAACGGCCTGGCAGGTGCTGCCATTTTTGCCGGATCTGGCTCGAGAGTGCATCGAAGTTCTAGGCGCCTATCAAGGAACCGTAGTCGACGAGTACAGAGCGGAAGCACCTGGGCGCATCATGCATGAGCTGCGCATCGGTGAAATGGCACGCACTAATCAGATTCCACACAGCCCGTATTTCGGAACAGTCGACGCGACGCAGTTATGGCTGTTCGTACTCGGTGAATATGTGGAATGGTCGGGAGATCTGGATTTCGCCACTAAAATGTGGACATCAGCTAAAGCGGCGCTGCAATGGATCGATGACACTCTTACCGAGACAGGCTATCTAGTCTATAAACGTGAAAGTGAAAAAGGACTGGAAAACCAGGGCTGGAAAGATTCCGGCGATTCAGTCATGCACACAAGCGGTCAGTTGGCGAATCCACCGATCGCCTTGTGCGAGGTGCAGGGCTATCTTTACGCAGCCTGGACGACGATGGCTCGCACAGCAAGCCTGCTTGGTCACAAAGAGATATCCGAGTCGCTAACAACCAAAGCTGCACAGCTAAAGGCTAGATTTCAGCGCGATTTCTGGATGGAAGACGAAAATTACGTTGCGCTCGCTCTTGACGCTGACAACAAGCAAGTCGGCGTTATCTCATCAAACCCCGGTCACTTACTGTTTACGGACATTCTCGATGAAGAAAAGGCTAATCACGTAGCAGACAGACTGATGTCCAACGAACTGCAGTCAGGCTGGGGCATCAGAACTCTTTCCAGAAGCACCATCGCTTACAACCCGATGAGTTACCACAATGGATCTATATGGCCGCACGACAACGCCATTATTGCAGAAGGTATGCGCAAGATAGGACGCGTAGCCGATGCTCACAAAATTATGCTGGGTCTGCTCGAAGCGGCGCAGTTCCAGCCAGACTTCCGATTGCCTGAGTTATTTTGCGGATTCGAACGCGACGGCGCATACAGACCAATCGATTATCCTGTCTCTTGCTCACCGCAGGCATGGGCAGCTGGAGCCATTTTTCAATTGCTCAAAACATGCGTCAACTTTCATCCGGATGCTTGCCACAATTTATTGCGCGTCGTCGAACCAAGCCTGCCCGACTGGCTCGACAAATTCACGGTGCAAGGGTTGAGAGTAGGTTCGGCAGTAGTCGGGCTGAGTTTTACAAATCACAACGGCAGGGGAGCCTGTCAGGTCCTGAACAAGTCAGGAAAAGTACGCGTAGTGATAGAGAGCTAG
- a CDS encoding acyl-CoA thioesterase, whose protein sequence is MFPKDTSVAGTNIFAGVILSHMDTAGVIATRDVTTNRVVTISFDKVVFKQPVHVGDVLTCWSEVTRVGRTSITTRIVVAAQRKGVFIPVTEGEAVYVSVDPDGKPTPVRPEGTTTAVVSSSSCGPTCSSSDSASGKGKKKNKKRKTSKSKKKSKKKGDR, encoded by the coding sequence ATGTTCCCGAAGGATACAAGTGTGGCCGGCACAAACATCTTCGCCGGTGTCATCCTCAGCCACATGGACACCGCCGGAGTGATTGCCACGCGCGACGTCACCACCAACCGGGTCGTCACCATCAGTTTCGACAAGGTTGTCTTCAAGCAGCCGGTTCATGTGGGAGATGTGCTCACCTGCTGGTCTGAAGTGACCAGGGTGGGACGCACCTCCATCACCACCCGCATCGTCGTCGCCGCTCAGCGCAAGGGCGTCTTCATCCCGGTCACCGAGGGTGAAGCGGTCTACGTCTCCGTAGACCCTGACGGTAAGCCGACTCCGGTTAGACCGGAAGGGACGACGACTGCGGTCGTCAGCTCCTCCAGTTGTGGTCCTACTTGCAGCTCATCTGACTCTGCTTCCGGCAAAGGCAAGAAGAAAAACAAGAAGCGGAAGACCAGCAAGAGCAAAAAGAAGTCCAAGAAGAAGGGCGACAGGTGA
- a CDS encoding serine/threonine protein kinase: MELKSKQDEIHLKAAQSSSDQKHSILIPHPVAKPDSKVNESGKNSLKPYRPSWSLCLIQSFADLVIVSGIGGLITFLMIFTALGCVAGSTVNIIAVAETSMFIGMVASGMWLMCCAFPVWLGFSLLTLQAAAGGFVGAFVFDAACTALQLDPLAAGALGSVFSVALTLMLTVIPALAMPFYLAICNSSPLRKTLGAGFADFYTADLRGNRLTFRQAWKRGILFALESFLYPLSVATGKNYPDRRTWLEQASGTMYVKHPDKLEEEVNKSKETVAVRYRAFQEIESVLGQEQDTVPRVMRKVDQPFRRALYGVAALAMVTVAVALPAGMRAPMVLMRNILFAGGEFGSGPGSHLLYGLQTLVNNGLSVFFAMVAILVLYFAVAMCRPTHIQLSRKGIRFTFQMMPSFMWDAICPWEKVEQLRLEQTPGKASIADHRLVFKLKDGKKMRMRLGSISSVAGKEEILRAVERWAPELPRSAEVISALQPPCDFSYTELWMEALTAPPKREKLKPLIDGAALRENQYTVAKMLGVGGQGTAYLADDALSGQSVVLKEFLLPVYVDVSARRRALETFEHEARLLKELSHSNVVKLVDYFVEDHRAYLVLEHIDGKSLRQIVQQEGRLDEEQVRNLARQMCEILAYLHAQSPPVVHRDFTPDNLILRKDGTLKLIDFNVARQSDDASALSSVVGKPNYLSPEQFRGAPVPESDLYAFGACLYFLLTGEDPVAIISSNPASVRDDVSEQLSAIVQKATQPELKNRFASAAEILLQLEQ; the protein is encoded by the coding sequence GTGGAATTGAAATCTAAACAAGACGAAATTCACCTCAAGGCGGCGCAATCTTCGTCTGATCAAAAGCACTCCATATTGATACCGCATCCGGTTGCAAAGCCCGATTCTAAAGTGAATGAGTCCGGTAAGAATTCACTTAAGCCCTATCGTCCAAGCTGGTCTCTGTGCTTGATTCAAAGTTTCGCTGATCTGGTAATTGTCAGTGGTATTGGCGGACTGATCACGTTTTTGATGATTTTTACAGCACTTGGCTGTGTCGCCGGTTCGACTGTAAACATAATCGCCGTTGCCGAAACCAGCATGTTCATCGGTATGGTGGCATCTGGTATGTGGTTGATGTGTTGTGCGTTTCCAGTCTGGTTGGGTTTTAGCCTGCTGACCCTGCAGGCGGCGGCTGGTGGTTTTGTGGGCGCATTCGTTTTCGACGCAGCGTGCACGGCGCTGCAGCTCGATCCGCTTGCTGCTGGTGCCCTCGGCAGTGTATTTTCGGTGGCATTGACCTTGATGCTTACTGTTATTCCCGCTCTCGCCATGCCGTTTTACCTGGCAATTTGCAACAGCTCTCCGCTTCGCAAGACTTTAGGTGCCGGTTTTGCCGATTTCTATACTGCCGATCTGCGAGGCAATCGTCTCACGTTCAGGCAGGCCTGGAAGCGCGGCATTCTGTTTGCCCTTGAGTCTTTCTTGTATCCACTGTCGGTGGCGACCGGCAAAAATTATCCGGACCGTCGAACCTGGCTTGAGCAGGCGAGCGGCACGATGTACGTAAAGCATCCGGATAAGCTCGAAGAAGAGGTCAATAAGTCTAAGGAAACAGTGGCGGTTCGCTATCGCGCTTTTCAGGAAATCGAAAGTGTTCTTGGTCAAGAACAAGATACCGTGCCCCGTGTCATGCGCAAGGTTGATCAGCCGTTCAGGCGGGCGCTGTACGGTGTGGCCGCACTTGCTATGGTGACGGTGGCGGTGGCATTGCCTGCCGGGATGCGGGCCCCAATGGTTCTGATGCGCAATATTCTCTTTGCCGGGGGGGAATTTGGATCCGGTCCCGGCAGTCATCTCTTGTACGGACTGCAAACGCTGGTCAACAATGGACTGAGTGTCTTCTTCGCTATGGTGGCGATCTTGGTGCTTTATTTTGCTGTGGCTATGTGCAGGCCGACCCATATTCAGTTATCGCGCAAGGGCATAAGGTTTACCTTTCAGATGATGCCCAGTTTCATGTGGGATGCGATTTGTCCCTGGGAAAAGGTCGAGCAGTTGAGACTCGAGCAGACTCCCGGAAAGGCTTCCATCGCCGATCATCGCCTGGTTTTCAAATTGAAAGACGGGAAAAAGATGCGCATGCGTCTGGGCAGCATCAGCTCGGTGGCCGGAAAAGAGGAAATATTGAGAGCCGTCGAACGTTGGGCGCCTGAGTTGCCTCGTTCAGCAGAAGTGATTTCAGCTTTGCAGCCGCCCTGTGATTTCAGCTACACGGAGCTCTGGATGGAGGCACTGACAGCGCCTCCGAAACGCGAGAAGCTGAAGCCGTTGATTGACGGTGCTGCATTGCGTGAGAACCAGTACACAGTGGCGAAGATGCTTGGTGTGGGAGGGCAGGGCACTGCATATCTGGCTGACGATGCTCTATCTGGACAGTCTGTCGTGCTGAAAGAGTTTCTTTTGCCGGTTTATGTTGATGTGAGCGCAAGACGTCGCGCCCTTGAAACTTTTGAGCACGAAGCTCGGCTTTTGAAAGAATTGAGTCACTCAAATGTCGTTAAACTTGTTGATTATTTTGTCGAGGACCATCGGGCTTATCTTGTTCTCGAGCACATTGACGGCAAATCGCTGCGCCAGATCGTGCAGCAGGAAGGCCGGCTGGACGAGGAGCAGGTTCGCAATCTGGCCAGGCAAATGTGCGAAATTCTCGCTTACTTGCATGCTCAGTCACCGCCTGTAGTGCATCGAGATTTTACTCCAGATAATTTGATTCTTCGTAAAGATGGCACGTTGAAGTTGATCGACTTCAACGTGGCAAGGCAAAGCGATGACGCAAGCGCTCTCAGCTCAGTAGTCGGTAAGCCCAATTACTTGTCGCCTGAACAGTTCCGCGGTGCGCCGGTGCCTGAAAGTGACCTCTATGCGTTTGGCGCCTGTCTTTACTTCTTGCTGACTGGCGAAGACCCAGTGGCGATAATCAGTTCCAACCCAGCTTCTGTGCGTGACGATGTCTCGGAGCAACTTTCCGCCATAGTGCAGAAAGCAACGCAGCCGGAGTTGAAGAATCGGTTTGCTAGCGCTGCAGAGATTTTGCTTCAGTTAGAGCAATAA
- a CDS encoding histidine phosphatase family protein — protein MAEYLVLVRHGETLPNVLVEKQADGLFYEVSGSDETVTLTDLGVQQIVKVGKWLARLFTKDNPLGRIIVSGYRRTRQSGEHLAQELPYPVLLAEDRRFDKRSYGDFWNITYRGVQELHPEEYARFLAEGPLDYAPPGGENYPQLFARVSDGLSDISKLPGNKLIVCHLVVFLAIQRELEGHADDHVHASYEASALPNAHTRVYKRESPEQPWQPVDVVACD, from the coding sequence ATGGCCGAATATCTTGTTCTGGTGCGTCACGGCGAAACGTTGCCCAACGTCCTTGTGGAAAAACAGGCTGATGGACTGTTCTACGAGGTGTCAGGCTCCGATGAAACCGTGACGCTTACCGACCTTGGTGTGCAGCAAATCGTGAAAGTTGGGAAGTGGCTCGCCCGACTGTTTACGAAAGACAATCCACTGGGTCGCATCATTGTCTCGGGGTACAGGCGCACTCGTCAGTCAGGTGAACACCTGGCGCAGGAGCTGCCTTACCCTGTTCTTTTGGCTGAAGATCGACGCTTCGACAAGAGGAGCTATGGCGACTTCTGGAACATCACCTATCGTGGTGTACAGGAGTTGCACCCTGAAGAGTATGCTCGTTTTCTGGCGGAGGGACCGTTAGACTATGCCCCTCCCGGTGGCGAGAACTACCCGCAGCTGTTCGCTCGTGTCTCTGACGGGCTTAGCGATATTTCGAAGCTGCCCGGCAACAAGTTGATCGTCTGCCACCTCGTCGTCTTTCTGGCTATCCAGCGCGAGTTGGAGGGGCATGCAGACGACCATGTGCACGCCAGTTATGAGGCGAGCGCGTTGCCCAATGCTCACACTCGTGTCTATAAGCGCGAGAGCCCGGAGCAGCCCTGGCAGCCGGTTGACGTTGTAGCTTGCGACTGA
- the otsB gene encoding trehalose-phosphatase, protein MKTENCTNKKAASSAEIAYAIERISAGKELLIGFDRDGTIVPYADRPENALLDPHVHESLRELSIKPGVLAGIVSARSMALLRGEFDYQRLFLAGNYGLETALPKQEPVVNDLAAAVGQSMKEVRDKLASLARPEINAIVEDHGYSVCVHWHTVAVEAREILHHHIERISNQFKDLLLRAQPTSYEFLPKIDWDKGRALAQLDQMVPAESERAYVFIGDSPPDEPAFDWVNKRGGVTVKVGSGSSNTCSQFQVADTTEIAKLIIALTEAKSLQR, encoded by the coding sequence ATGAAAACCGAGAATTGTACAAACAAAAAGGCTGCCAGCAGTGCTGAAATAGCATACGCAATCGAAAGAATTTCCGCAGGAAAAGAGCTTCTCATAGGCTTCGATAGAGACGGAACAATCGTGCCTTATGCAGACCGTCCAGAAAATGCCTTGCTCGATCCGCATGTTCACGAAAGTCTGCGCGAGCTGTCCATCAAACCGGGAGTACTGGCTGGCATTGTCAGCGCCCGCAGCATGGCGCTATTGCGTGGCGAGTTTGATTATCAAAGACTGTTTCTGGCTGGTAATTACGGACTCGAGACAGCGCTGCCAAAGCAAGAACCAGTGGTAAACGACCTGGCAGCAGCGGTCGGACAATCAATGAAAGAGGTACGCGACAAGCTCGCCTCGCTGGCGAGACCGGAGATCAACGCCATAGTGGAAGACCACGGCTACTCGGTGTGTGTACACTGGCACACAGTAGCAGTGGAAGCACGCGAAATTCTGCACCATCACATTGAGCGCATTTCCAACCAGTTCAAAGACCTGCTCTTGCGCGCACAACCAACTAGCTACGAATTCCTTCCCAAAATAGATTGGGACAAAGGTCGCGCTCTGGCACAACTAGACCAGATGGTGCCTGCCGAAAGCGAACGGGCTTACGTCTTCATCGGTGATTCTCCGCCTGACGAACCAGCCTTCGACTGGGTGAATAAACGCGGCGGAGTGACTGTAAAAGTGGGCTCGGGCAGCAGCAACACTTGCTCGCAGTTTCAGGTTGCAGATACAACCGAAATTGCCAAACTGATTATTGCTCTAACTGAAGCAAAATCTCTGCAGCGCTAG